Genomic window (Numenius arquata chromosome 20, bNumArq3.hap1.1, whole genome shotgun sequence):
CATAAACAGCCCTGCAGCATTACCATTTCTGAACAAgcccctcagtctcctctccctttctcataTTCTTTGCTGATCTTTCTTTCCACAGGAACCTGTTCTCCTGCAGTTTTGGCACAAAAGGAAAGGCACCGATATTTGGTCACAGACAGGTGCCAGAGTTAATTATTAATTACACAGCTCTACAGAGCCAAGGAGAGCTTTGCAGAGGAAAAACCTCATCACTTGGGTTATCAAAACACCGTaccttccctcctctttctaCAGTCTCGTGAACTTTCTTCAGGAAGTCTCTTTCTCTGCAGCGTTTGGAATCTCTGATAGTTGTGGCGTAGGTGGATTCACTGATTAATAAATCCGGGCGACACTTGTCAATCCAGGCAGCGCTGaaacaaaaggaattttaaaaaacccaatcaaattAAGAGATGGTACCTGGCATTTCTGATCTGCGGGTCTCAAAGATGAGTGGAGAATGTCACTGTCCCCAGCTGCAGACAGGAGAACAGGCACACATGGGTGCATCGGCTTGCCCAAGGTCACCAAGGAGCCCTGTGGCAGCATCAGgactcctctcctctctctgctttctttaaaTTAATCCAGCTCAGAACACAGACTACAGATCTTGAGAAGCAATTCTTCTCCAGTCTATTACTTGttttaaatgccttaaaatatTATTCTAAATAGCATGGATATTGTAAATCTCTCATAGAtgccagtaaaaataaaatcatagaatcatagaatggtttgggttggaagggaccttaaagaccatccagttccagccccctgccctgggcagggacacctcccaccagaacaggtccctcaaagccccgtccaacctggccttgaacccctccagggatggggcagccacagcttctctgggcaacctgggccagggtctgaccaccctcacagcaaagaagttcttccccagatctcatttaaatctccccttttttcagtttaaaatgaatGTTGAAGTTTGTGACTGGCACTCTCTTAGAAAGTAAATACCTTTAAAAGATACCGTgacaataaaacatttcaaacatCTAAGTCCAATTACTACATAGCCTTAAAAATAGATTAATATGAGTATACAGAAGAAGATTACATTAAAGGTCTCTTTGAAAGAATCAATGTAAATCTATTCATTCTCataattcaaaatgcatttaACTTTCCAGCAAAGACGTCATTAGATATTCCAGTCTCCTAATGAAGAATCAATGCTGATAAGCCCCCAGTATTAACAGACGCTGTCAGAAATCTACACAACTCACAGAGACTCAGCTTCCCACTTACCCTAAATGTCTGTCTGGTGTCATGTTATAATCGCCCTAATGGAAGAAGAGAAATCCATTAATATTCTCAAGGTCACGGAACAGGCCATTAAAAGATGTGGGTATCTATAAAGGCTGTTTTGGGTACTCACGGTGTACACAACTGACTCGCATCCAACCTTAATCTGGAACATGGCTGCCCCCAGCACGTGGCCTGCGTAGTACGCCTTGATCTCCAGCTCCTCGTCCACCTGCGCCAAGAGGCAAACACTGCATTAACGCACACCTTTCCAACAACCCACACTGCTCTGCCTTCTACAACAACCCCGCTGCTCTGACCCCAGGGGGCAGAAACCACGGGTTACCTGAACGGTCTGGTGAAGATGCACGGCGACCACTTTTTTCATACAGTCTTTAATCATTTGGGAAGTGAAGAAGTTCGTTTCCCCTTTCTTATCGACAGTTATTTTCCTGTAGTCCTCCAGGAGGATGGGACAAATGGCCTTGGTAGGATGCGTCATGTAGATGGGCCCGTCGTAACCCACCATTTCACTGAAATACGGCAAAGCTCCACAATGGTCCAAATGAAAGTGGCTGCAAAAAGACACAATGGCTCAAGGAGATGCCACACAGAAATTCAGCTTGCCTGGTTCAGATCTTGCTTCGGATTTTTAAAGCACTGCAGGACATGGAGGAACTAGCCAAAATATGGACTTACAACATGTCTGGGCTGCTAGGGACAGCACACAAAGCTTTCCCGTTTCCCATTTGAGCTCTGACAAGGAAGGAAACTTCCTCACCTGATGATCACACAGTCTAGAAAGTCAGTCAGCCTTCCGTTCTGAGTGATGTAAGAGAAGTCAGGAAAGCGCCTCTGCAAAGACACGAAAGAACAGGCCCACGATTACAAAACAAAGCCAGTTAATATGACGTTACTAACACAAAAAAACTATGGTGTGATGAACCTGAAACACTGGAAACTAGAACACTAAAACTCCCTAATGCACTTCAGAGCAAAACTGCGCTAAGGCAGCAGACAGCACTCGTGTCAGCAACACGGTGAGAGCTGCAGGAAACACCGTCAGCGTTGGTGCTCTCaggggagaccttgtaacagccttccagtacctgacgggggctacaggagagacggggagggactcttcatcagggagtgtagtcataggatgaggggtaatggttttaaattgaaaaaggggagattcaaatgagatctcaggaagaacttctttgctgtgagggtggtgagagcctggcccaggttgcccagagaagctgtggctgccccatccctggaggggttcaaggccaggttggagggggctttgagcaacctggtctggtgggaggtgtccctgcccagggcagggggctggaactggatggtctttaaggtcccttccaacccaaaccattccatgattctatgtgcaGGAAGAGTCACAGAGAAGAAGGACAGGAGGGCAGACACAGAAACTGaccttgcaaataaataaattacagccAAGTTTATCTTCACAGTAAAACAGGTGACCAATGGGTTTTAACTTTCCCAGAGGCACCGCGGCAGAGAGCCTCAAAACCTTTTCTTTAACAGCACGTTTGCTGTGTCACACTTTAACTATTGAtatcttaaagaatatttttgccaTTATTCCTTTCCTACTATTATCAGGTGACCAAACAAGAGGAGTATTTCCTAGATCTCTCTCTAAAGTGTGAGATGTGTGGTGCGGATCCCACACATAATTAACTGCCCAAAGCCAAGCAGCATGTCAAGAGCAGTCTAATTAATGACGGGATTAATGCTTTAAAGCACAGAAGATACCTGCCCATGTGaaacacagaaagataaaaaccACCTGGAACGGAGCATTCCCAGCTTGCTTAATATTCTTTTGGAGGCTACAACCCAGGAAAAGGACAGCTGGATGGTGGCACTTCACAGACCAGGAATGCTTGAGGGGACAAACCTCTTGCACAGGAGAGCAAGATTTTGAAGGGGCAGTAACAGTTCATCCTCTGCCATAATCCAGCTCCAGCAGCGGCTGATACACGTGCCCAATAATCACACCTGGCTAATATCAGTCCTGTGTCACGTAAGATAAGTCAGGTCATGTTCAAATAAAAGGGAACAGAGTGGATCCTTGAACCAGGAGCCCTGCTGGGAAAGGCCAGGCACCCCTACACAACGTTCAGGCTTCCCCACCATACTCACATCATCGTTGTAGCCCATGTGCATCCCGCAGTCAAGCATCACGTTCTTCCCGGCGATAGACACAAGGATACAGCTGCGCCCCACatcctggccagctcctgggcCCAAGCAAAGACAGACAAGTGAGACACCTCTGGAAATATTCACAGTCACTTTCAAAGAGAAGCATTTAAAGGTCCGTATGAACTTCCTAGCCCTTTTCCAATGCAGTAAAAGTCTATATCCCTTTTTTCTAAGCCAGCAGATCCGTTAGAGAGAAAGCAAATGCAAACTAACTTACCCCATTCCCTGAGCTTATGAGGGGCACTTCCAGCTCCAAAACTGCAGTAAATACAGCGCTGTGTCCAAACCCGCAagtggttcatagaatcatagaatcatctaggttggaaaagacccttgggatcattgagtccaaccatctgccctactctacaaagttcagGTCACATTTGTTCTCTACCCACTGGCAGGCAATCACAGCTACAGTTTCCAATAAGAGCAACATAATCTCTTATCTGGAAAGGATTTCCATGGAACTCAAGAGCCGCCAGGGCTCTGCGCCTCCCCAAGCACTCTGCCTCTCAGTGAAAGCACGGACCTTCATTAAGTTCTAGTTAAGTCAATTCCAAGCCAGAAAACTATCCATCAGGATAAAGCAGTTCTCCTGCTCGGCACATCCTCTGCCCTCTCTGTAGAGAAACGCATCTCAACAGTTCCTGTAcaacccagtaaaaaaaaaaataaatttgctccCTGTGGAGCTTTAACAATATTAAGTGAACTCTGTCTATACTGTACACCACCACAATGCCCTTAACAGTAAGCATTAATGAATCCTGTAATCAAAACAAGAGTTGTCAGACTGTCCAAGCCTTACTTGCttggaagagaagaggaggacagtGTGACCCAGCGCCAAGAAGCAGGTCAGGGCGCTGTACAGCTGTAACACAGGTTGCCGTGTGTCACCGCGAGCAGGTTTTGTGGCAGGGAAAGGCAGGTACGTCTCCAGCAGTCCAACATACATCACTTTGAATTCTAAACTACAaagttttttcagtgtttctattCCATGACGATTTTAGATTGGACTTACCCAAGGGAGTGACTTTTATTTCAGGCATTTTGACAAACTCTAAATCTCAAACTGCACggcaaattatttcagaaacagtCTTTTCAATTACTTGTCAGCATCGGGCAGAAGACTTAAACAGAGGCCCAACTTCTTCCTAGAGGGAAGACAGTGAGGAAACACCCGTCAGACCCAGGCGGGGGTCATTTACACCTGGAAACTCCGCTTTCCGTAACCCCCATCACCGCTACCAGCCGGCGAACACCCGGACGGGGCCGCAGCCGGGACGGGGAGAGGAAAGGCCTCCCGCCTTGTGGTGTTTATTCACAGCGCACACGGGTCTCCCACCGCAACCCCGCCGCCCGCCTGAGGTAAAACCCGCCTGAGGCGCAgccggggccggccccgccgctccccacaGCCCGCAGGGAGGACACCCCACACAGACCCCCGCAGCGGAGCCCCCCGGCCCGGTGGTGACACCCCAACCTCACCGCGGCCCCACCAaggcaccccccgccccgccccgaaTCCCCCCGCCTCACCGCGGCCTCCCCgcggcccgcccggccccgggcctgCTCCCGGCCGCCGCTGCGCAGGCGCGTCCGCCCCGCtcggcggggagggatggggcagcgGCGGTAATGGCGGTGGCGGCGGGTGCCTTCAGCCTGCGGGAGGTCCTCGCCGCCTTCCAGACGTGCGTGACGGAGCAGCGGGAGGTGCTGCTGGGCCCCTACCTGCGCGGATGGCGGGGGCTCATCCGGTGAGTgcccgcggcggccgcccgcggcccgcgcccgccgccgcccgctaaCGCCGGCCTGTCTCATCCCCCCCGCAGGTTCCTGCACAGCCTGGGCGCCATCTTCTCCTTCGTCTCCAAGGACGCGGTGGCCAAGGTGCAGATCATGGAGAACTACTGCGGCGGCGAGCAGCGGGAGAAGTACGTGTCGCTGCAGTCCATGGTGGAGTACGAGCTGGCCAACGGGCTGGTGGATCTCCAGAAGCGATCGGGACGGCCCGACTCCGGCTGCCGCACCGTCCTGCGTCTCCACAGGGCCCTGCGCTGGCTGCAGCTCTTCCTGGAGGGGCTGAGGACCGGCCAGGAAGACTCCCGCACCTCCGTCATCTGCACGGACTCCTACAACGCTTCCCTGGCCGCCTACCACCCCTGGGTGATTCGCAAGGCGGCCACGGTGGCCTTCTGCGCCCTGCCCTCCCGCAACGCCTTCCTCGAAATCATGAACGTGGGCACAGCCGAGGAGGCTGTGGCCATGCTGGGTGAGGCCTTACCTTATATCTGCGAAGTCTACGGCATCACCCAGGAGCTCTTTGCCCAGCATAAGCTGCTTGACCTTCCTTGAAGGGAGGGATGTTCACGAGCCACGCCACATTCTGACAGGAGTCGGGTGAAACGGGTGAAACCCGCGTGTTTTCAGACACACGAGGGTCTGGTTCTCTGTCCGTGGTcgctctcccttttccttttccagtacGGAGCTGACAAGTTGCAAAGCTATTCAGGATGCCTCACTTTATAAGAGaaaaaatgcaccttttttttttttatgggtgtAGGGCCTCAGCTCTACAGCTAGAAAAAGACACTGTTAGTGTGCTTAAGGGATTTCTTTTTCTAGATTCACCTTAAACTCTCCAGCTAGACTGGgagtggggggttttgttttcttttttaagccaaACTCTGCAACTTCAGCAGCTTCCGTGGGTTTACACCAATAGTCGGGACCTCGTGTGACAGCACAACTTTCAGATGCGGTGCCTGAGCACTCCATGGGAGCACATGTCCCACTCCGTGGGAGCTTGCTTTGCCACTTTTGTTTACAAGCTATTCCCTTGAATGGATCTGGGGGGGTTCCCTCTGTTATGCTTTAACCATGAAAATACAAATCATGAGTAACGCCCGTCTGAAAGAAAGCTCTTTTCCTTGTGGTCACAGACTCATTTGATTACTGCTGCTAATTCTGTGTCCCCAAGAATTAAAGAAGGAAAGGGCAGTGTCTGTCATTCTTGTAAGAGACCGCTCTTCCTTTGTGCTTGGATCCATTAAGCAGGACCTTCCTCCTGTGTCGCTTCCCCTGCCCGTTAATCTCTGCTTTATGCATCCGTGAACAGTTTGTAGTATGTGCTGCACTCTAGTATTTATCGGCTGGAGACTGTATCTTACCTGTTCTCCAGCCATGCTTCTAAACTGTAttctcttgattattttttgttaatgaatGTGTCAGATGCCTACAAAAATGACTTCTCTGGGGAGAAATCTGAACTCGTACTGTACATCACGACTTTGTGAGGCTTATGGCTTCTATTGCAAATCACTGTATACAACAgccagtgtgtgtgtatatatatatacacacacacccaaaTATGGCAAATGGAGTTTACTtagctttttaaaagctgaaaaagcacTACATTGTTAGTTCAGGATGATGTGAATATTCTAGGGAGGGGGAATCCCACAGGCTGTAACGCGGTTTGATGTATCTCGGATAGATGGCATTTTGTCCTAAGCTAACACTGAACAATTCAGGAAATCACTGTTACCTCATGGAGATTAAACAAACTGGACATTAAAATACGTGAATAAAATGCTTCTGAAGATTATGTTTTATAGGAATGCTTGCTTGCTTTGTGGTGCTGCAACGTGACTGTATTATCTATTAGTATCTTGTCCTTCACTGGCAGAGTGTTTCAGTTACCCAGTGGCTAAACGTGCAACCAACTGCCAGGAGTCACCCCAGTAAGTTACAGACTGAGCTCCTGTTCTCATCAGTCACATCTGTCAACAGTTATCTCTTGCCTGAAGACAGGAAATGTTCATTTTCTTGAACATCCTCAAGGGAGGTTTAGTTGCTATGCTCTGGAAACACCAGTAGCATTCCCTTTCTGCTGAGGCCACCTCAAAACAATTACACAGTTCCACAGGATAAATCCATATATTCAAACGGAGCAGTTCCATGCTACAGAACACCTCTGCTGTCCGATATAGATACAGCTGCTGTTTCAGCTGTGTAGTGTGTTAAATGCCTTAAACTGTGtcaagtgaaaaaatattttagatctcCTGGGAGTTTAATGCAGGAACAGTAGTATGACCACCagggaaaattactttttctctcttACCGCATTCATTCTCGACTATTCCTCTTACGAGATAAACATTaatgctgaaaattaatttgatttttgccATTAAAGAATCAAACTTTcttggtagggaaaaaaaaaaagttttcaagttTATAACCAATCATTTTGTGCAAAGTGTGCTTCAAGTGCAATGTAGCTTTCCATCAGTCTGCACACACTCATTTAAACAAGCTGTTGCCTAACGATAATTTTAGTTTCCTGgtgccctgctctgcctccaaATGACGGGAACCTTTTTAACAGCCCCAGTAAGTTACCACCGGGTAAAGCTACGGTCCTGCCGTGGGCTCTGGGCAGGTTCAGGGTCTGGCAGCTTCCACTAACGGGGCcaaaatcagaagagtaaaaccTTCTGCTGTGGCCGGGGTACGGGAAAGCTGCAACAAGAGACGGGTTCGCTAGAGGGGGGTTCAATATCTCGCACAAAAGTCCATCAGGATTTCCTGTGCCACTTGGGCTCATGGGAAAGCACGGATGGGAGGAAATAATTGTCTTTATGTGACTTCTACACCATtcaaacagcttttctttccctcctctgtgCAGCTGAATTTGtacttaaaactttttaaaagaagttctgTAGTTAAAGCTAAAACTTAAATATTCCATTAAGGGGAAGGTATCCTTAAAAGGATGTCGGTATAAACATACCTATATAACGTAGCTATAGGAGTCTACAACTGTTGCTTGCTCATATACTATATAACGTAGCTATAGGAGTCTACAACTGTTGCTTGctcatatactatatatataagtatatatactCATATAAGTACTCATATACTTAACTTTCCACAGCGTACCTGCTCCTCTTCATACGTGGAAAAATATTCTCGCCTTGTAGCAAAAGTGCTATATATCACCGTGGCAGTATAAACAGGTTCTATGATACAGTATAAATATATCATAAGCCAATAAAATGCAGTAAATTGAACTTTCCAATTCAGAGCTACCCTGTTCTCTAAAATTCAAACCTAACAGAAAAAACGCAATCCATGACGCAACCTAAATTACCGAGCTGCAGAAACTGTGCCGAAACCAAAGGTTTTCAACTGAAGCTGACATCATAGAGCTTTCTCAGAGTGAGAAAAATTTAGATCAGCCAACAGCAACTTCCTAAAACCAGCAGTAGAGCTGAGGGTTATCACCAACCTCGCGGTCAAGGAACGCCCTGCTCCAGACACCTCCTTGGGGTGCACTGAGGAAGATTTGGTATCTCCATGATGAGGTgaccttgaattaaaaaaataataataataataataaaaattactgccgtgTAAGCCTCTTACCGCTACCCTTTAGTTCAGGCAACTCACTAAATTATTCTGAAGTTCGTTTGAAAATAAACTGTGTGACATCCTTTCAGTGCTCCTAAGGAGCGTGGAGGTGAGTGCCTGGATGGGAGACGGCCAGGGAGAGCCTAGGGTAAGAGGAGGAAGCGATGCTGGAGAGCACGAGAGtgtcttcctcctcatcctccctccaAGCAATGGCTGTGTGATGGTGACAGCACTTTTTCTACCAGGCTTCGGCTTTTTGGAAGCTCCTGTCAAAGCCCGTTCTCCTCGGGGATGCTTTGGATGAGCAGCCTGTGCTGATAAAGATCTGCCCCAGCGTTAGACTGGTCACAGACCCCTTTGTGAAAACCGCAAACAGGGACCGTTTCTACAAACCCACCCCATTAAGGATGTTGTTTAGGGTTGGTTGGGGTTAATGAAAAGGAGATGTGTCCAAACCGGGGTGGGACACCCCAGTTTCCCACCTATCCTACAGGAAGCCCAATTTCCAGAGCCGTGGCAATGAATTCAGCGTAAGTGACTCTGCCCGAGCAAAGGGAAGCAGGATTAGGCCGGTGGTTTGCAGCCAAGCACGCTCAGAGGGCACCGCTGCGAATTTGACTATCGCCCACTGAGCAGCGTCACACATTTAATGCATTTTGCTAAACAAATCATTCCCCGTTATTTTCATCTCTCCCAGTTCTACTTAAAGAGACTTCCCGGGAACTGTCGAGACCGGATCCCCTGCCCCTGTTCCCTCTCCCACATTCGCTTGGAGATTTCTTTGAAACTTTTTCCCCCAAACAGGGAAATGACggtccctgagctgctgctgtgcttgaGCTTGGGTTGTGCAGCAGCCCTCAAACCCACGTGCCTCTCGGCTCAGTTTAGGAGACCTGGTGATTATATCATCGGAGGCTTGTTCCCCTTTGGAACGGACACCGTGAACCTGACAGCACGCTCCGAGCCCACGTTAGTGGCGTGTGAAAGGTAAGAGGGATGTTTGCTTAATTAGTGCTTGTTAAGTAGAGTCACCGGGgttgggaaaagaaagcaaaaggaagtaaTCCTGAGAGCAACTGATGGTCTCACGGGAGAACATTAAAGGTGCtccaggggcctggagcatctctctgaggaggaaacgctgagggacttgggtctttttagtctggagaagagaaggctgagggagaatctaatcaacacctataaatacttaaagggtgggtgtcaagaggaaggggtcagtcttttttcagtggtgcccggtgacgggacaa
Coding sequences:
- the CPTP gene encoding ceramide-1-phosphate transfer protein, producing the protein MAVAAGAFSLREVLAAFQTCVTEQREVLLGPYLRGWRGLIRFLHSLGAIFSFVSKDAVAKVQIMENYCGGEQREKYVSLQSMVEYELANGLVDLQKRSGRPDSGCRTVLRLHRALRWLQLFLEGLRTGQEDSRTSVICTDSYNASLAAYHPWVIRKAATVAFCALPSRNAFLEIMNVGTAEEAVAMLGEALPYICEVYGITQELFAQHKLLDLP